A region of the Chryseobacterium cucumeris genome:
TTTTCAATGAAATTCTTGGAGATTGCTAAGCCCAGCCCCGTCCCGTTCTGATGTTCTCCGGGAACCTGGAAATAGCGGTCAAAGATCTGGCGGTGGTATTGTTCATCAATTCCGCTTCCGGTATCAATAATACTGAACTGAATAAATGCATTGAGTTTTTCTACCACGATCTTAATATTTTCATCCTGAAAAGAGTGCTTCACCGCATTGGTCAGGAAATTATTCATTACCCAGACGGTTTTATCAAAATCTGCGGTCACCGCATCACTGTCTTCCAGAAGATATTCTGTGCTGATGTAGATATTTTTCTGCTCCGCCAGTTTTTCAACATTCTTTACAGCAGTCTGTACAATTTCTTTCGGAGAACATTTCCCAATAGTCAGTCTGATATTTCCGGATTCTACCTGAGAAAGATTCAGCAATTCTCCAGTGATATCCAATAATCGCTGTCCGTCTTCATTGATACTTTTCAATAATTCCTGCTGCTGCTCATTCAGTTCTCCGAACTTTTGGTTTCCAAGAAGCTGAACACCCATTTTGATAGCTGAAATCGGAGTTTTCAATTCATGGGAAATGGTTGCAATGAAGTTGGTTTTGGCAAAATCAAGCTCTTTAAAAGGCGTAATGTTTCTCAACAATATTACCTTTCCTATATTTTTTTTCTCCTTTTCTCCTGTTTTTACAATATTGATGGGAATAATATCCTGTTCAAAATAGTTTTCCTTATTATCGCGGACAATTTTAATCGGATCTTTTACCGGATGATCTATATTTTTCAGCAGTTCACGCATCAGATCATTATTGATGGCTACTTCATGAGCCGTTTTTCCAATAATATCTTCCTTATGGAGATTCGTGATCTTTAAAGCTTCATCATTGATCATGTAGATAAAATGATTCTCATCCAGACCAATTACCGCATCATGCATATTATTGACCAACGTTTCGATCCGTTTTTTATCCATCAGCTGCTTGGAAAGCGTGCTGCTTTCGTACTCCTGAAGTTTCTCCGCCATGGTATTGAAGGAATCTGCCAGACTGTTGAATTCTTCACTTCCTTTAAAATGAACCCTCTCGCTATAGTTTTTATCGGCAATCTGTTTGATACTGAAGGTCAATTGATTGATAGGCTCTGCAATGGTTTGCGGCAAATTGAAAAGCAGGATAAAAGCAATCAGAAAGCATACAGTACCTAAACTTACGATCCAAAAAGTAGCATTTTCTGCTGTTATAATCGCAATGTCACTTTTTCGTTCTATTCCCTTCATATTCAAAGACATGATCTTCGAAAGATCTTCACGGATAAGCTTTTCTTTATTGATATCGGGAGCTTTAAGGTAGCTGTTGAAATGCAGATTCAGATTCTGAGTGGCTTCTTTTTCTCCAAATTCTGTAAGGTTCTTTTCCTGAAGCTTATTATTTTTTCGAAAATCTGCTATGGCAACGGTACTGTCTGTACTGATATTATCCAATGCCAAAAGCATATTTTTGGAAAATTCCAGGCTGTTGTAATTGGCCGTAAGGATCTTTTCAGTATCGGATTTTAATTTATTGATGTATACAGAACCTATCACTGAAAGCAGAACGATCAGTAAAAATAAAAGGCCCACGCCTAAGGTAAGTTTCGTTTTAAGTTTCATTACTTTTAAGATAAAATAATAATATCTATCTGTCTTTCATTCAGCCTGTTCATAAGGGTATAGATCCAGCTGTATCCCAACATTCGCTGCCAGAAACTGGCGTGAGGTTTTCCAATACAGACCGTCGTGATGTTATGAGCAATCACATATTCCAGAATCCCGTTGTGGACACTGCTTTCTTTGATGCGGACTACTTTGGCACCTAATTCCTGTGCTAAATTAAAATTATTAATTAAATACCGTTGTTTGTCCAATGCAATTTTTTCCGGATTTTCAGAGGGCTTCTGAACGTACAAAACAGTCCATGGACTGTTATAGTAGCTGGCTAATCTGGCGGTTTTACGGATAATTGTTTTAGCAATCTTCTCATTACTGCTGATACAGGCCAGGAATTTTATGGGCTTAAAATTTTCGGTTTTGATCTCTGTTTCCACCTTTCTCTCCACGTGGGTGGCCACTTCTTTTAAAGCCAATTCACGAAGCTGCAGAATATGTCCGCTCTGGAAGAAATTACTAAGCGCCGTCTGAATTTTTTCTTTTTTATAGATTTTTCCCTCTTTTAAACGGGTCAGCAGCTCATCAGCCGTAAGGTCAATATTGACTACTTCATCTGCTAGCGCCAGTATTTTATCCGGAACCCGCTCTGTTACTTCTACCCCGGTAATTTTCTTTACCTCTTCATTCAGGCTTTCGATATGCTGGATATTCATAGCACTGATGACGTTGATTCCGTTATCAAGAATTTCCAGTACATCCTGCCATCTTTTTTTATTTTTGGAACCTTCTACGTTGGTATGGGCCAGCTCGTCTACTAACACGACTTCAGGATGTTCATTGATAATGGCCTGAAGATCCATCTCCTCAAGGTTTTTTCCTTTATAAAAAACTGATTTCCTTTCAATTTGAGGAATTCCTTCTACAAGAGCTTCAGTTTCTTCACGGCCATGCGTTTCAATATAGCCAATCTTTACATCAATGCCATTTCGCAAAAGGGAATGCGCTTCCTGGAGCATACGGAAGGTCTTTCCTACACCTGCACTCATCCCTATATAAATTTTGAATTTTCCTTTACGGGATTTTTGAATCAGTTCTAAAAAATCTTTTGCTGATGACATTGATTTTATTCTTTTTAATTTTACTTTAAGCACTATTTTCTGTGGCTAAACCGATTTTAAAACCAGACTGCTAAGCTTGACGTTATAAAGAAATTTCCTTTTTTAAATTCATCATTTTTAGCAAAAATGGCGTCTTTTGAAGTAAAACCTCTCGCTTCTGTGCGGAAAACTACATTTTTGAATATGGCATAGTCTACATTGAGAGAATATCCGAAGGTCTGAAATCCATTGGGAGTTTCTGTACTGATAATCACGCCGTTTTTATCATTATAATATTCCAGTCTTCCCGCTAATGCCCATTTGCTGTCCAATTGATATTTCATCTGAACATTCGGGCTATACCAGATATTATACTGCTCGCTTCCTTTTGATTTCTGCTCAGCGCCAATATCAAATCCCAATATAGCCGAAAACTGATCTGTCAGTTGAAAGCTTCCGTACAAATCATGGAAGTAACGCATTCTTTTATCTTCTTTTGCTTTATCATTTCCTATGAATGAGCTGCTGTTCAAAGTAATTTTATCAGTTGGTTTATAGGTTACCTGGTGACCAAAAGAAATACTCTGGTTTCCCTCAGGTTTGGCTATTCTCTGCCATCCGTTCAATACCAGTCCGCTTAAAAACCATCTCCCATTATCTGAAGTATAGGAAATCTTAGCTCCGGTTTCAAAATACGGAGAGTTCTCTGCAGCTAAGCTTCTTGTCAGATTAACATTGTCTTTTCCTATAGCACTTTCCCATCCAATATGGGAAGGCATGATCCCTGCATCAATCCATAAATTCTTATTCTTTGATAATCTGATTCCTACATTGGCTTCGTTTACATAACGCAGTGCATTTTGTTCTGCTGCCATATTATCCTGGGCATAGGTTCCGGCCATTAAAGCTACATTAGCACGGATATTTTCGCTCTGATAATTGGCTTTAACCAATCCCAGGTTAAGGTTCATTTCATTGTGCCTGTTATAGGAATACAAAAAGTTTTGACGAATATGATTACCAGGCTCATTAAAATCATACGTATAAAAAAGTTCTGCATAAGCGGAAAAGGTCACTTTATTACTTGTTTTTAATGAATCTGATGATTGGGCTTTTGAGAAAAACATTCCCAATACGGCTCCTATAACTAAATATTTTTTCACGTTATTTTTATATTATTTAAGAGTATAAGAAGAATTTAGCTATTAAGAAAAGATAAGGATTTACCAGCGAATTATAAATGAGAAATATTTTAAAATCGTAGATTTTTTTGTGTAGCTCCTTCAATCATCTTAATGGCTTCAATTCTTCTTTTTATCATTGTATGATTTGAATTATTTTAATTGATCTAAAGCAATATTAAGCTTCAGAACATTTACTTTTGACGGTCCGAAAAGTCCTAAGAAAGGCTTTTCAGTCTGATTATTAATTAAGCTTTTGATCTGTTCCTCTGAAATACTTCTCACTTTTGCAATTCTTTTTGCCTGGTATAAAGCCCCTTCTTGAGAAATATCCGGATCCAGTCCGCTTCCGCTGGCGGTTACCAATTCTACAGGAACTTTAGCATTACCCATTTCAGGATTGTCCATTTTTAAAGTATCAATTCTTTTCTGTACAATTTCCAGATATTCTTTATTGCTTGGACCTTTGTTGCTTCCTCCACTTCCCGCTGCGTTATAATCGACAGAGGATGGACGACCGTGGAAATATTTTTCAGACTTAAATTCCTGCCCGATATTGGCATAAAACTTCTGCCCTTTATTGTAAACAATTTCTCCGTTTCCTTTGTTAGGAAGTATTTTAGAACCTCCATAAACCACTGCCAGATAAATACCAGTAACTAGCAACATGACAAGAGTTAATCTGAATGCTGAAACAATATGATTTTTCATTTTTTTAATTTTAATAGAATAAACTGATTACCAGATCAATGATTTTGATTCCGATGAACGGAACGATTACTCCGCCTAACCCATAGATCAAAAGGTTTCTTCTTAATAATGCACTGGCACCGATGGGCTTGTAAGCAACTCCTTTCAACGCCAGCGGAATCAGGAACGGAATAATCACCGCATTGAAAATAACCGCTGATAATATGGCTGTTTCAGGACTGTGAAGGTTCATAATGTTCAGCTTCTGAAGAGAAGGAATAAAAGTGATAAAGAGCGCCGGAATAATGGCAAAATACTTTGCTACGTCGTTTGCAATACTGAAAGTGGTCAACGTTCCTCTGGTCATCAATAGCTGTTTACCGATTTCTACAATTTCGATCAGCTTTGTAGGGTCATTATCCAGGTCTACCATGTTGCCGGCTTCTTTAGCAGCCTGCGTTCCGCTGTTCATCGCAACACCTACATCTGCCTGGGCTAGTGCCGGAGCATCATTGGTTCCGTCTCCCATCATCGCTACCAGCTTACCTTCCTGCTGTTCCTTTTTGATGTAATTCATTTTGTCTTCAGGTTTAGCTTCGGCAATAAAGTCGTCTACCCCTGCTTTTTCAGCAATGAATTTTGCAGTCAGAGGATTATCTCCTGTTACCATTACCGTTTTCACTCCCATTTTTCTCAGTCTCTGGAAACGTTCCTGAATTCCGGTTTTAATAATATCCTGAAGTTCAATAACGCCCCAAACTTTTTCATTAACGGCTACTACTAAAGGAGTTCCTCCGTTTTCAGAAATTTTGGTTACCGCATCCTGGGTTTCCTGTGGGAAGATATTCCCGGCTTTTTCAGTCAGTTTTTTTATTGTATCGTAAGCTCCTTTACGGATTCTTGTTTCGTCAAAATCAATTCCTGAAGTTCTTGTTTCTGCAGTAAAATCGATATACGTAGGATTGGAAACCAATAAATCTTCAGTTTTTAAGGCACTCAGTTCAATGATAGATTTTCCTTCCGGTGTTTCATCCGCTACAGAACTTAATGCTGATGCTTTAATAAATTCTTCAAGCTGAATTCCATTGGCGGGGTGAAATTGAGTTGCTTTTCTGTTTCCGATGGTAATTGTTCCGGTTTTATCCAAAAGCAATACATCAATATCTCCTGCTGTTTCCACTGCTTTTCCACTTTTAGTAATCACATTCGCTCTCAGCGCTCTGTCCATCCCCGCTATCCCGATTGCAGAAAGCAGACCTCCGATGGTTGTCGGAATAAGACAAACGAAAAGAGATATAAATGCCGCTATGGTAATCGGAGTCTGCGCATAATCTGCAAAAGGTTTTAAAGTGAGGGTAACAATAATAAATGTAAGCGTGAATCCTGCTAAAAGTATGGTTAATGCGATTTCGTTGGGTGTTTTCTGTCTTGACGCTCCTTCTACAAGAGCAATCATTTTATCTAAGAAGGATTCTCCGGGTTTTGTGGTTACTCTTACTTTAATTCTGTCTGACAATACTTTCGTTCCTCCTGTTACAGAACTTTTGTCTCCACCCGCTTCACGGATGACAGGTGCACTTTCTCCGGTAATAGCAGACTCATCAATGGTAGCAAGACCTTCAATAATCTCACCATCCATCGGAATCTGATCTCCGGCTTCACAAAGGAAAATATCACCTAAGGTCATTTCAGCAGACATCTTCAGCCTTGTTTCTACCTGAAATCCCGGCTTGTTATCAAGTACCAGTTTGGCCGGAGTTTCTTCCCTTGTTTTTCTAAGGGTATCAGCCTGCGCTTTTCCCCTTGCCTCTGCAATAGCTTCTGCAAAATTGGCAAACAAAACGGTGAAAAATAAAATTATAAATACTAAAAAGTTGTAGGAAAAGCTTCCCTGGGTTTTATCACCGGTAAGGCTGAACATGCTTACGATAAACATGACGATGGTTCCGATTTCTACCAGGAACATTACCGGATTTTTAAACATAATTTTCGGATTCAGCTTTACGAAGGACTGTTTTATCGCTTCGTTGACCAAATCTCTTTGAAACAATGTTTGTGACTGATTTTTCATTTTTTTGAAAGAATTTATATCATTGTAAATCAATAGTAACCATCAAGGTCTGCCGGATAATAAGGATAGATATGGATAATATTAAGTGAACGTTTCGTAAGTGTCAGACTAGTTTCCTTACACTTTTCAGCTTCCTTAATGGTTGAATATTGATTTTAATTTTTAATGTTCAAATTTATTTTGAGAAATATTGAATCTGCTCTGCAATAGGGCCTAAAGTCAATGCAGGGAAGAAAGACAACGCTGCAATCAGTAAAATCACTGCCAGAGTCATGAATCCGAAAGTTGCCGTATCTGTTTTCAATGTTCCTGAACTTTCAGGGATATATTTCTTCTGTGCCAACAGACCTGCAATGGCTACCGGTCCTATGATCGGGATAAATCTTGAGAGTAACAGAACAATTCCCGTTGAGATATTCCACCAGGGTGTATTATCTCCAAGCCCTTCAAATCCGGATCCGTTATTCGCTGCAGAAGAAGTAAACTCATACAGCATTTCACTGAAACCATGGAAGCCGGGATTATTCAATGTTTTTGCCCCAAATTCTGGTAGATAAGCCGTTAAAGCTGTTCCTGCAAGAATTAAGAAAGGATGAAATAAAGCCACAATCATTGCGATTTTCATCTCTTTGGCTTCAATCTTTTTACCCATAAATTCCGGGGTTCTTCCTACCATCAGACCACTGATAAACACCGCCAGAATGATAAAGATGAAATAGTTCAGAATTCCGACTCCACAGCCTCCGTAGAAGCAGTTGATCATCATCGCAAGCAATTCATTCATTCCCGAAAGCGGCATTGTACTGTCATGCATTGAGTTCACAGATCCTGTTGAAATAACTGTGGTTGCAATACTCCAGTAGCCGGACGCTGCACTTCCGAAACGGATTTCTTTACCTTCCATAGCTCCCAGGCTGTTATCTGTTCCCATTTTTGTGATCAAAGGATTTCCTCCTGTTTCATTCACGATATTCGGAATGGTAAGTGCCAGAAAACCGACCGTCATTACCGTAAAAATCACCCATGAAAGTTTTCTTTTATTCAGATAAAAACCCAGTGCAAATACCAATGCAAACGGAATGATCATCTGAGCGATCATCTCTGTCATATTGGTCATATAATTGGGATTTTCAAGCGGGTGCGCAGAGTTGGCTCCGAAAAATCCACCTCCGTTAGTTCCCAAATGTTTGATCGCAACAAATGCAGATACAGGCCCTCTGGAAACATCAGCTTTCTGACCTTCCAGTGTTATAATGTGATCTTTTCCTTCGAATGTCATCGGACTTCCGTTAATAGAAAGTACTAAAGCAACAATTACACTTATCGGAACCAGGATCCTGACCATTGATTTGGTGAAAAAATCGTAGAAGTTCCCAAGTTCGGTACTTGTTTTTTCTTTAAAAGCCTTGAAAAGGACAGCCATTGCCGCCATTCCCGTTGCAGCCGTAACAAACTGTAAAAACATCAGATAAAGCTGGCTCAGATAACTTACTCCTGTTTCTCCTGAATAATGCTGTAAATTACAGTTCACTAAGAATGAAATGGTAGTATTAAAAGCCAGATCGGGTGACATATTTGGATTCCCATCAGGGTTCAAAGGAAGCCATGCCTGATTCAGCAAAAGAAGGAAACCTATGATGAACCAAACCAGATTGATCGCCAGCATGGCATACATATTCTGTTTCCAGTTCATCTGGCGTGTAGGATTAATTCCCGAAACTTTATAAATTAACTTTTCAATGGGTTCAAAAACCGGATCCAGAAAAGTCTTTTTGTATCCGTAGACATTAGCTATATATTTCCCTAAAAATATTCCGATAACTAATGTGATAGCAAACATTGCTATAATGCCTAAAATCTCTGTATTCATGACTAATTAAAATTTTTCAGGTTTCATTAAAACATAACAGATATACACAAAGGCAAGTATTGAGAGGAAAAATAAACTCCACATAATTTATATTCTATCAAAAAATTCAACTGATTTATACAAAAGCCAAAACAATACTGCAAAAAGCAGAATTAAACTTATGAGCATCATATTTTAATCATTAGGGTTAAAAGAGTCAACAATACGTACGATACAATCAGCAGACTAAAAGTCGAGTGCTCCCGTTTTTTAAACGTTTTTCTTGAAATTGTCATTTTTAAATATTTTATTCGAAGACTATATGCCAAAAGAAAGTCCATTCTGAAAAACAAACACCCAAACAATTGAATAACAATATATTAAAACTAAATACTAAACTATATAAAAACAGAAAAGCCTATCAAAATGATAGGCTCTTTATTAAAATGATAAAAGGTTTATTTTAATCCGTATTCTTCAAGTTTACGGTACAATGTGGCAATACCGATTTCCAGTAAACGGGCAGCTTCTGCCTTGTTACCTTTTGTATACTGTAGAACCTTCTGTATGTGAATTTTTTCCAGTGATCTGATACTTAAAGAATCACTTTCAGGAACAGCTTTTTCCGAATAATGGGGAAGACTTTCTGCGTCAAGGATATTGTTATCCATCAAAATCAAGCTGCGTTCCACGGCATTTCTCAGTTCACGGATATTTCCTTTCCAGTCGTTTCGTTCCAGTACTTTATAGTAATCAGGATTTACCTGAACTCCTGTCAGATGAAGTTTATGAGAAAAAATATCTATAAAATGCTTGGCAATAGCTTTCAGGTCTTCTTTTCGTTCTCTTAATGGCGGAAGCATGATCTCAAAGACATTCAGCCTGAAATAAAGGTCTTCTCTGAAATTTCCCTGCTTTATTTCATCTATCAGGTCTCTGTTGGTAGCAGCAATTAACCTGAAGTCAGATTTAGAAACTTTGGTTTCACCCATTTTGATAAATTCCCTGGTTTCTAAAACTCTGAGCAGTTTTGCCTGAAGTTCTATTGGCATCTCACCGATTTCATCCAAAAACAGAGTTCCTCCGTTAGCTTCTTCAATCAATCCTTTCTTATCTTTCAAAGCTCCAGTAAAAGCACCTTGTTTATGACCAAAAAGCTCGCTTTCCAGAATTTCTTTACTGAATGCTGAACAATTAATCGCTACAAAACTGTTTTTCTTCCTGTCACTTCCTTCGTGAATGGCACTCGCAAAAACTTCCTTACCCGTTCCGGTTTCCCCTGTAAGAAGAACAGCAGCATCCGTTAAAGCTACTTTTTCAGCCAGTTTCTTAGCCTGCAAAATAAGTGGTGATTTACCTATTATCTGATTAAACCCTTTCGTCACAGCCTGTTGAACAACCCTCGATTTATTGTCTTTTACCTTATCAAGAGCCTTATACACCAATGGGATTATTTTCTCATTATCATCTCCTTTCACCAGATAATCATAAGCACCATTCTTCATAGCCTGTACAGCATCCGTAATATTACCGAATGCCGTCATCAGGATAATTTCAAGCTGTGGATATTTAGTTTTGATAGCCTTTACCAGCTCTACCCCAAAAGCATCAGGCAGACGAACATCGCTCAGAACAACATCAAATTCATATTGCTCCAGCATCGTCATTGCCGAACGCGCCGTAGAAGCTTCTTTTACATTAAAATTCTCTTGGGAAAGGATCATTCCTAGTAATTTAAGGAGTTTGATCTCATCATCGATGATCAGAATATTTCCTGACATTGTAATTATTTTTGGAAAACTGGTACAAACTTATTGAATTTATTCGAGGAAAACGGGGTAATAGAAGGAAATAGTTTACTGAACACCACTTGAGATTTCAGGAGCTGTTTCCCGCTATCCATTCATACTCCTCGCGCCTGCGCTCCCGCCCTGAGCAAAGCCGCAGGGTCCCACACTCCAACCCATTCACCCTCCAACCCAGCTGCGGGGTAACCATTCCTATCGGGGCTAGGATGGTGAATGAATCATCAATGATAAATTATAAAATGATGTAACGAAGTCCGGGATACCGATTCCGTGGTTATCTTTCAATGGAGTTATTGGTTGCAATGGCGTCTTTCTTTTTATTTGGCCTGCTTCTTTCCTACTGTGTCATTCCGCAGGAATCCAAGCTCTTTTATTAGAGTCTTTATGATTTTTTTAACTCAGACGGTTTGATACTGTAAAATTGTTTGATGATACTTTGTTGAGACTCCTACGGAGTGACAATTGGAGTGTATGCTGTCCAGCATAAGTGATCAATGATAGGTGATAAGTGATAGTTGATCAATCATAGTTGATTGATGTATCGTTTATCAATTATTATTCATTGCTTATTGCTTATAAGCTTAGCTTGGGTATAAAACAAAAAAATCCTTTATCACAATGATAAAGGATTTTTTAAAAATAAAATAAAAACTGGCGGCGGCCTACTCTCCCGCGTTAGCAGTACCATCGGCGCTGGTGGGCTTAACTTCTGTGCATATTCAGAGACAACTTGTCGTTTGAATGCCTCACTGTATTCTTGGACAGGGGACGATGTTTTTTTTAGATTCATAAGGGTGACTAATTTTATGGTTTTTTAGTCAACCTTTTTCAGGACGAGACAGTACATAAAAAAACCTCAGTAAAAACTGAGGTTTTAATTTTTATAAAACGCTTAAATTATGCGTTTGGTTCTACAGATACGAAAGATCTGTTGTTTGCTTTCTTTCTGAAAACTACTTTACCATCTACTAATGCAAACAAAGTGTGATCTTTACCGATTCCCACGTTATCACCTGGGTGGTGCTGAGTACCTCTTTGTCTAACAATAATATTTCCGGCAATAGCTTCTTGTCCTCCGAAAATCTTCACACCTAATCTTTTAGAGTGAGACTCTCTACCGTTCTTGGAACTACCGACTCCTTTCTTGTGTGCCATTTTATTACTGGATTATTTATTAAGTGCTTTAAATTGATCGATGTTCTTAATGATAGCAGCATCAACTTCTTCATGAGTAAGAACATTCTTTTCTAATTCAACTTTAACTGCTTTACCTAAAGTAATTAAAGTTTCTCTGTTCTCTTTAGACTGAGACAAGTTGTTTTTCTTTAAGTGATAGTTCAACTCGTGATCTTCACCAAAGTTAACAGTTGCGTTGTCAGAAAGAACTTCACCTTTCACAGTTTCTTTTTTAGCAGCAGCTTTTTTAGCACCACCTTCAAAACCTGTAATACCAGTGATTACGATTTGAGTTAAAGATTGTCTGTGACCGTTTTTCACTTTGTAACCTTTTCTTCTTTTCTTTTTGAAAACGATTACTTTATCAGCTTTAACGTGGTCAAGGATCTCTGCTTCTACAGTGATTCCGTTTACAGCTGGGGCGCCTACAGTGATTGCACCGTTTACAGTAAGAAGAACTTTATCGAAAGAAACTTTTCCTCCTTTATCTCCTTTTAAACGGTTTACAAACAACTTCTGGTCTTGCTCAACTTTGTATTGAAGCCCTGCTATTTCTACAATTGCAAACATTGTTTATAAATTTTTAGTTATTTCGAGGTGCAAATATACATATAAATTTCTAAATAGCTTACAATCAAAGCAATGTTTTTTTAAATAAAACCTTATTCACTTTATTTTGATTAATTTTTTTTATTAATGTACTCACAATTAAGAGATAATTTCATAAATTCGTTTTACCAAATTGATATTATATATGAAAAGAAACTTTAATCTCTGCTTACTAGCAGGTGCCATTGCTGTAACTTCATTGACAGCATGTAGTGATGACCAAATGGACAACAATGTTCAACCTCAACAAGAAGCACTGAGTGCAAAAGTTGATCAGCCGGGAACTACTGAAAAAGGATGCTCCTATGTAGACAACAACTGGAGCACCAATTCAGTCTTACTGACCGGGCTTCAAAACTCCACAGACACCAATTTTATGAACGGCCAGATGACCAGAATTGCAAGCATGTGGGGAAGAAGCACCCCTACTCTGCGTTTTGTAAATGATCCGTCCAATTTCAATTCAACCTACAATGCTATTTCCTACTCAACAGGAAAGATCTATTATGGGTACGCTATTTATTATGATGCAAAATCAAAAGGCGGCGATATTGTAAACGCAATGATTCTTGCTCATGAATACGGACATCAGCTGCAGTATATTTTCAATCTTCCTTCTGTATCGGAGTCAACGTACAGACCAAACGAGCTTGAGGCAGATGGTTTTGCAGGATATTATCTGAGAAGACCTAACGGGTACAATAAAACCAGCTTCCCGGAAATTGCGGCAGCCTATGAGTTTGCTCAAAGTATCGGTGACTATCAGACAACAAATGTAAACCACCATGGAACACCAGCGCAGAGAAGATCAGCAGTTCGTTTAGGATTCCTTCTGGGCCAGTACGATCTTAATGCCTCCAATTTCGATTACAACTTCTTTTATTATTATCAGGGAGTTTTAAATGGTACTTATAAGATGGCTAAAAACACAGTAAATCCTGAAATTGATGCCTACATGAGTCAATATATAGATGAGCTGAGAAAAATTCAGACAGGAGAAATTTCTGCTGAAGAATTTAAACATCTTCAATAAACGAGAACATTCATTTTTAGCATATTTAAGAAAGGAGGCGGGCAGTATGTTCCGCCCCTTTTTTGTTTAAAAAATCTTTTATGTCTTAAACAATCAATTTGTTTGTATTTTTGAAAAAATTACAAAGAACTTCCAACCCACCTATAATGAACAGAGATCTCTATATTGATTTCGCCAAAGGACTGGCAACACTTTCCATCATATTTATCCATACCGCTTTCTGGTCTGGACAATTTTATATTCCCGCTGAAGTAAGAGTTTTCTCGCTTGTTTTTGACGTAGCTCTTTTTTATGCTTTGAGCGGAATCACTTCGGGAGCGAATATTGAAAAAACATTATATCGTCTTCTGAAACTCCAGATCACCTATATGATTTTTGTGACTTTCCTGTTCTTTTTAGATTACTTCTTTAAAGTGTTTGGCCTGAGTTTCTTTTCCATGGAATGGC
Encoded here:
- the kdpA gene encoding potassium-transporting ATPase subunit KdpA, whose translation is MNTEILGIIAMFAITLVIGIFLGKYIANVYGYKKTFLDPVFEPIEKLIYKVSGINPTRQMNWKQNMYAMLAINLVWFIIGFLLLLNQAWLPLNPDGNPNMSPDLAFNTTISFLVNCNLQHYSGETGVSYLSQLYLMFLQFVTAATGMAAMAVLFKAFKEKTSTELGNFYDFFTKSMVRILVPISVIVALVLSINGSPMTFEGKDHIITLEGQKADVSRGPVSAFVAIKHLGTNGGGFFGANSAHPLENPNYMTNMTEMIAQMIIPFALVFALGFYLNKRKLSWVIFTVMTVGFLALTIPNIVNETGGNPLITKMGTDNSLGAMEGKEIRFGSAASGYWSIATTVISTGSVNSMHDSTMPLSGMNELLAMMINCFYGGCGVGILNYFIFIILAVFISGLMVGRTPEFMGKKIEAKEMKIAMIVALFHPFLILAGTALTAYLPEFGAKTLNNPGFHGFSEMLYEFTSSAANNGSGFEGLGDNTPWWNISTGIVLLLSRFIPIIGPVAIAGLLAQKKYIPESSGTLKTDTATFGFMTLAVILLIAALSFFPALTLGPIAEQIQYFSK
- a CDS encoding sigma-54-dependent transcriptional regulator; amino-acid sequence: MSGNILIIDDEIKLLKLLGMILSQENFNVKEASTARSAMTMLEQYEFDVVLSDVRLPDAFGVELVKAIKTKYPQLEIILMTAFGNITDAVQAMKNGAYDYLVKGDDNEKIIPLVYKALDKVKDNKSRVVQQAVTKGFNQIIGKSPLILQAKKLAEKVALTDAAVLLTGETGTGKEVFASAIHEGSDRKKNSFVAINCSAFSKEILESELFGHKQGAFTGALKDKKGLIEEANGGTLFLDEIGEMPIELQAKLLRVLETREFIKMGETKVSKSDFRLIAATNRDLIDEIKQGNFREDLYFRLNVFEIMLPPLRERKEDLKAIAKHFIDIFSHKLHLTGVQVNPDYYKVLERNDWKGNIRELRNAVERSLILMDNNILDAESLPHYSEKAVPESDSLSIRSLEKIHIQKVLQYTKGNKAEAARLLEIGIATLYRKLEEYGLK
- the rpmA gene encoding 50S ribosomal protein L27, which codes for MAHKKGVGSSKNGRESHSKRLGVKIFGGQEAIAGNIIVRQRGTQHHPGDNVGIGKDHTLFALVDGKVVFRKKANNRSFVSVEPNA
- the rplU gene encoding 50S ribosomal protein L21; its protein translation is MFAIVEIAGLQYKVEQDQKLFVNRLKGDKGGKVSFDKVLLTVNGAITVGAPAVNGITVEAEILDHVKADKVIVFKKKRRKGYKVKNGHRQSLTQIVITGITGFEGGAKKAAAKKETVKGEVLSDNATVNFGEDHELNYHLKKNNLSQSKENRETLITLGKAVKVELEKNVLTHEEVDAAIIKNIDQFKALNK
- a CDS encoding metalloprotease, yielding MKRNFNLCLLAGAIAVTSLTACSDDQMDNNVQPQQEALSAKVDQPGTTEKGCSYVDNNWSTNSVLLTGLQNSTDTNFMNGQMTRIASMWGRSTPTLRFVNDPSNFNSTYNAISYSTGKIYYGYAIYYDAKSKGGDIVNAMILAHEYGHQLQYIFNLPSVSESTYRPNELEADGFAGYYLRRPNGYNKTSFPEIAAAYEFAQSIGDYQTTNVNHHGTPAQRRSAVRLGFLLGQYDLNASNFDYNFFYYYQGVLNGTYKMAKNTVNPEIDAYMSQYIDELRKIQTGEISAEEFKHLQ